Proteins encoded within one genomic window of Synechococcus sp. PCC 7335:
- a CDS encoding Na+/H+ antiporter subunit E codes for MNRLFGFIFKLTLWLLLTADTGPTNVIIGIALAALLPHQRVRSSDASRPRSDSLREWLSVGRKLIIAIPTAYIEAVEMIFRPHSHETVGPIRSKPRRPPALVFLDVFLITYTPKTIVIRHDENNFYEVHYVEPPRQNRRSKQEQL; via the coding sequence ATGAATAGGCTCTTTGGCTTTATTTTCAAGCTGACACTCTGGCTGCTGCTAACAGCAGATACAGGCCCAACTAATGTAATCATTGGCATAGCGCTCGCCGCGCTGCTCCCGCATCAAAGAGTGAGGTCATCAGATGCTTCAAGGCCGCGCTCTGATTCCTTAAGAGAGTGGTTAAGCGTAGGCCGCAAACTAATTATTGCCATTCCAACCGCGTATATAGAAGCGGTAGAGATGATTTTTCGACCTCATTCACATGAGACAGTTGGGCCCATTAGATCTAAGCCTAGAAGGCCGCCTGCTTTGGTTTTTTTAGACGTGTTTTTGATTACTTACACGCCCAAAACAATTGTTATCCGACATGATGAGAACAATTTTTATGAGGTTCACTATGTAGAACCTCCTCGTCAGAACAGACGCAGCAAACAGGAGCAGCTATGA
- a CDS encoding cation:proton antiporter yields the protein MIAWLAIPLFVGFAVYLLPQLDRASAFTVMLVSICVGLFQVSLPSPLTMQLVDSFGVTLLVNQMSGYFVLLNALVMMAVVLYCWPTEKGAFFYTQILILHGSVNAIFVCADFMSLYVGLEVIGVSAFLLMVYPRTDRALWIGLRYLLISNTAMLFYLLGAVLVYQANQSFAFTGLATAPKEAIALIFVGLLTKGGIFVSGLWLPLTHSQSDTPVSALLSGAVIKTGAFPLVRCALLVEEISPIVQFFGVATAVLGTSCAILEKDTKRLLAWSTISQMGFVLVAPVVAGLYALSHGLAKAMLFLIAGNLPSRQFEVLQQSPLKRELWAGLAIASLSISGFPLLAGYGAKALTLEALSGWPLWILSITAVGSAIAFAKFIFLPFVTSSEASESLVASDLSIAAKSSKGRTDSWFWAAIVLLTVGLVAVSGLTLEAYNVQKIVQSLGTIAAGWLAYLLIFKRVKTALPKAPERFEHLVGAMSLVLVIFLWGISRKGSI from the coding sequence CGGCCTTTACGGTAATGCTCGTTTCTATCTGCGTAGGGCTTTTTCAGGTTTCTTTGCCTTCGCCACTAACAATGCAGCTAGTAGACAGCTTCGGCGTCACGTTGCTGGTCAACCAGATGAGTGGGTATTTTGTGCTGCTAAATGCGCTAGTGATGATGGCCGTCGTGCTCTATTGCTGGCCAACTGAGAAGGGTGCTTTTTTCTATACGCAGATCCTAATCTTGCATGGTAGTGTGAATGCCATTTTTGTCTGTGCGGACTTCATGAGTCTGTATGTGGGGCTAGAAGTAATTGGGGTGTCGGCTTTTTTGCTGATGGTCTATCCACGAACGGACCGGGCGCTTTGGATCGGACTGCGCTATCTGCTGATCAGTAATACAGCAATGCTGTTTTATCTGCTAGGAGCCGTACTGGTCTATCAAGCCAATCAGTCTTTTGCCTTTACTGGGTTAGCCACCGCACCAAAAGAGGCGATCGCGCTAATCTTTGTCGGACTGTTGACCAAAGGCGGTATCTTTGTCTCTGGTCTGTGGCTCCCACTAACTCATTCACAATCCGACACGCCTGTTTCTGCCTTGCTATCTGGCGCAGTGATTAAAACGGGCGCATTTCCCCTAGTGCGCTGCGCATTGCTCGTTGAAGAAATCTCACCTATTGTTCAATTTTTTGGGGTGGCGACGGCTGTATTGGGAACTAGCTGCGCCATTTTGGAGAAAGACACTAAGCGGCTGCTAGCGTGGAGCACAATCTCACAGATGGGATTTGTCCTGGTTGCCCCAGTCGTCGCTGGCCTATACGCGCTGAGCCACGGCCTTGCTAAGGCAATGCTTTTTTTGATTGCTGGTAACTTGCCGAGCCGTCAGTTTGAGGTGCTACAGCAATCGCCGCTAAAGCGAGAGCTGTGGGCTGGGCTTGCGATCGCCTCCCTTTCGATCTCAGGTTTTCCGCTACTAGCAGGCTATGGAGCAAAGGCACTGACGCTTGAGGCCTTAAGCGGCTGGCCGCTGTGGATACTTAGCATCACAGCTGTTGGTAGCGCGATCGCTTTTGCAAAGTTCATATTCCTGCCGTTTGTAACTAGCTCTGAAGCCAGCGAATCCTTGGTTGCAAGCGATCTTTCTATAGCAGCTAAATCTTCGAAGGGTAGAACGGATAGTTGGTTTTGGGCAGCTATAGTGCTGCTGACGGTGGGGCTAGTAGCTGTTAGCGGGCTGACATTAGAAGCCTACAACGTTCAGAAGATAGTCCAATCGCTAGGGACGATTGCGGCTGGCTGGCTGGCCTATCTGCTGATATTCAAAAGAGTTAAAACAGCTTTGCCTAAAGCGCCCGAACGGTTTGAGCATCTAGTAGGGGCTATGAGCCTAGTACTAGTCATATTTCTGTGGGGTATCTCGAGGAAGGGTTCGATATGA